ATTGGATCTTTATGTAAGCCAAAATTGTTCTGCTGTGGTGGTGTTGTTTGCATTGCCAAGAAGCAGAATGACAGCCATGGAGTTGATGGGAGATGCAGATTAGCAGCTTGTAACTTTGGAGCTTCTGCAACCCACCTAAATTTCCAAGAATAAGAAAAGGCAAATCATTCAAGAAGTCACAAAATCCAGAGCATCATGGTGGTCTCGAAAGTCAATGTACTTCTCCAAATTCATGGGCTTAAAGATGCAAACACTGTTAGCAACTTGATTTCATAGAACAATCTCTTCTTTTTCAcccaaaaataaaagatcaaaacaTGAGAGATTTTTGCACGCTGGTTGGTTGCACTTGCAGAGAATGATCAGTTCTATAGAGCAAGCAGTAAGAAAATTTTGGGAGAGTTCTGCAACTATTATCaaatacataatcataatttggAATCAACCAAGAGAGTACTGTTCTAACCTCATTGCATTTACAAGTGACCAACCAGAATATAAATCAAACCAACAAAATTGACCGCAGAATACACTGAAGTTGCACCAGTGGCATATAAGAAATCTTCCATGATTTAGCTATTAGCCACACAGTTCAGAGTACTACAGAATTGGCACATTGAGGCCTATGCCAAGTCAGCAGTCATGTCAGCTATATTCTGTCACTGAAGTGCGACACCAGTTCTTGGCAGAAAACATATTCAGCTGTGGATCCTGGAAATCTGGGTACGCCCACCAGCCAGTTCATCAGTTAATAGCCAAAGTTACCATCTATCCCTTCTAGATCTGCCAGGAAACTTCCAAATGTGGATATTGTCATTCAATATCCAAAACATGTTGGAAAAGACAAAAGCTTTGTCGAATAGATGTATCATGGCAGCGAAAATCACCAACGATAGCATTTAACGTTTTAAGAAGAAACTTTCATCTGCAATCACTAGGCAAAAAAGGCTCTGCCCCCAACTattctcatatttgatgatttataTACACTACAATACAACAAACGATAACAGATTTGAAGGTGAAATTTAAAGAAGAAATGGCATTGGTGAgtagaaaaatatatattgaatatatatatactgcACATCTTGAAAGGGGCAAAGCACAGGTCAGCAGAAGTTCCTGTGTCACATTATGATCATGATCTCATAATATCACATGTCATCCAAGTTTCCTGCTACTCCCTTTCTCGTGATCAAACTCTAGAAGAATGCATGCAATCCTCCTCTGGCTTGAGTGCAGATTGACTTGATACTGCTGATGAGAACCTGTCTGACCCACGAACATTATATCTCTCATAGACCTTTTCACGATTATCTGACCACCAGGTTTCTGCCTGATTCTCTCCAAATTTTCTTCGACTGCAAAGGATTTCCACTTTTAGTAAAAGCACAATCAAATCTCTAACACAAAGATTGTGTAGGCAAACAGAAGTGCCAATTGGAATTCGGCATGAATAGCCGGTATTCAGCAAACCATCATAACATAAATCAGGTATAGAAGATTGCAAACAAACAAGGAGACAGCAGCACTTTCAAATGGGTCATTCAAGCAAATGCCATAGACAATCTTATCACTATCGAGCAGGGTTGAAtacaattttttaataaaataaataaatattttgttcCGAATAGTGATGGTAAACAAACAGAAGGATTGTCACAATTACCTGAATCGCACTCTTTTCAAATCTCGAGTTCCATCACGAAGAGCTACAAGTGTTATATAGACACCAGGTTCATACTGTTCAATCCATTCAGCCTCAACTTGAATATTTGATGAAATAGGGCTTGGAGACTTATAGACCATCTCCCCATCCGGAGGATTTTCGATTTCCTTGTTATCAATGTCAGTTTTACTGCCGGATGATGACTTCTCTGCATTACTGTCACGTTGTCTTGCAGTGAAGTCTTCTTCCATTCCATTAGAATTCACAAGAGAGTCTTGTAAACTTAAGTTCAGCTTATTAGATTCACGGGCATTCATTAATGTATGATTCTGACTTGTATTTCCATCAACAAGAATAGACTCCGAAGTCGAAAAAGACAGCATAGTCAGAGCACTGTTTACATTAAATCTTGACTGATGATCCACTTCTAGAATGGAGTATGGACCAGAATGTGAGCCCACCCCATTTGGTGAGTCTACTGGTCTTACCGCATCATTTTTGTACACCCCTTGATGTAATACCTCAACCATATCTTTAAGCTGTACAATAACAATCACAGGTCAGTCTCGAAAAGTACAAAGTGTTTGTAAAAATATGAACCAACCAAATAGCAGTATACTCTTGAGAAAATTAGGAAAACAGGTTGCAGGACCTATATGACGTGCTCGTAAGTTTACTGTGAGGTTACATGTTTGACAAGACTGATATTCCTTTAGAGCAAAATCTGGAAAGGCTATTAATTAATGACCAAAAAATGTAAAAACAATCTCTAATTCTAGCTGAAAACATTTTTATTTGTATACCTCTGTAAGTATATATGCACAGAATAGGAGAGTTGAACTAATCTCCTATTGGAAGGATTAATCCAAAAAATTAAATATCGGGAATTTAAAATAATGATCAGCTAAAATCCAAACATTTTGATGCTTTCTGACCTACAAATCAACTAGATAAAAAAAAGCAACTGTTTCAATGGCAACGAACATAAATTGAATTGATGACAATTAAGAAGCACCAAAATACATCAAATATTCATGTGCATGTACCAAAAATTGTTTAGATCAACATCAACTGTTTGGATCCAAATCTGAAATGACCTTATATATAGTTTGGTATGGAAAAGGTTTTTGTTTTTCGTTTTGCATACATAAGAAAAATACGCAAAAGGTCATAAAGCAAGTGATCTTCTGTTTCTATACTCTTCTAAAATTTCAGAACACCTTCAGTGAATCTTCAATTCAAAGTCCCATGCTTCATTTTCAATCAGCAGGATTGGGGCCTCAATCTTTTTAGAAGAACCTTAACAACATAATGTCTGACAACAAGCTTGGTAACATTACCAACAATCATACTTGATACTAGTGTCACAGGATTATATTAATAAATTTGTTATTAGCATTACTTCCACCATCATTTAGAGCCTATTAGTATCTCAACATTTTAAGGGGTCAATGACAATTATCTGTAAGAGAGTTGATCAACAGAAACATCTACTCGCAAAAGAAGCATCAATTTGTTCTCGCATCCTGACCATAGATTTTTGGTCTCGCAATTTTTCCGGCAGGGACGTCTTAAGTTTCAAAGACACTTGATGAAATATCAGAGTACTACAATAACGTTTCTATTTTCATATTCACATTATTCCATCACCATCTGGACCTTCTAGTTTTAAAAATTAGAAATGGTCTGAATACAAAATTCCAAATGTCATACAAGACAGAGGCAGCTTAATGTAGAATGATAAAGTCGGGAATTAAAGGAGGAAATTTACAATATGGTGTATTTAGAGCACAAAAAGTTGGCATTTGCAAAAACTCAACTACATGATGGCCCTAAATCCAACAAATAATTTACAATATCCATCGAAAAATATAAGAGGATCACGATCATCAGGACAaccacatatatataatatcatggaATAGCTCCACTATTCTTCTTTTATAAGTACCCTAAGATTTGAATAAAATTGAAACTTATTGTTACAGTAAAAGGCAAGTAATAAAGATATCTAACCAAGAAACAACCTGTGCTGTAAGGGATTTAATAACTTCTTTTGCAGCTTTTGATTTTGCAGATTCCTCAGCAGCCAATGCCATGGCTTCTTGAGCTTTCTTTCCTAATTTTTGCAACTCAATTTCTTGAAGCTCACAGTGCTGTCTCAGATTTTCAACCTAATGCAGATCCAGGTGATCAGAGAAAGTGGACTGCCAATGCTAAATAATTTATCCAATGAAGGATGAGGACATTTACCATACCTGTGCACGTAACTTCTGAACTTCTTGAGTCAAGAGCTCATTTGTTTTCTTCAGACTGTCAGTAGCACTTTTGGAGAAATAAACTCCAGAAGATGTAGGAACTGGTGATGCAGAACGTGGAGGACTAGATTTTCTAGAAAATGGTGAAACAGCTCTAGAAGGGTTTACGGATCGTACCAGGGATGTGTGGAGTGCTCTAGGACCTGCTTGCTGCAGATCAATCCCACCAACCAAAGCAAGATCTTTCAACTGTATGAGTGAGCTGACTTGAGAGGCTCGAATAAATGTCAAGGAATCAGTTCTCTTTCCATGCCTGGCTGCCTTAGTGTCCAGATCTTTTATGAGATCAAAGTTGCTAGGTATCACAGACTTTGTTGATTTTGTCTCTGCTTTTTCAAACCTGTCCTTGCTTTCGCCTGACAAGCGAGGTAAACCATTTCTCTTGTTGTTAACTCCAAATTCCAAGACATTGTTCAGTTTAACATAACAGGAGTCACAAACTCGATATGGTTTTGCAGGATTCGGAGACAAGGCTGCTCTCAAGGCCTTCCTGGAACTGCATGAATGGCAATGGACGAGTCCGCAATGGTAGCAATTATGCCGTTTGCGGGTGAACCCAAATGCTTGTCTGCATGCCAAGCATTGTGATTGCTCTGCACCTGACACCCATTTATGCTGGCATATGGCAGCTGTGAAGGTTGCACCGCAGGCAATATATTTAACAGCTCTGTCCTTCAGAGCTTCAACAAGGTTTGGTGTTTTCCTATCTTCAATGTCTCCATGACCCAATCTTCCATTAGCACCTTTTCCCCAGGTAAAAACCTCACCCCTTGTTGTTAAAACTGCCACATGGTATGAACCACAAGCAACTTCGCCAACAGATTCACCAACAAGCCTGTCTTCAACTAAGCATGGAAGTTTCCCATCAGACTGTGGATTACCAAGCTGACCATAAACAGTACTTCCCATAGTAAAAACTTGTCCAGAAGCTGTCAGGCCAACAGTGAGACTATGGCCACAAGCTAGCTTGTGAAAATCGTGGTCGATCAATGAAGCAACACAAGTAGGCTTGACACGCGGCTCCTTGTCACCATGACCAAGTCGGTACTTGTCCCCATCACCCCAAGTGAACAACTTTCCAGATGATACACTGGCATTCGACTGAGCTACTAtaacctccacaactgcagcagtGTGCCATACTCCACATGCAACCGCAATGGTTTTCAAACCCATCAGTGATTCAACCTCCCTTGGATATGCAACACTTTCTTTGTTTCCATGACCTAAAACACCAAACGTACCATCACCAAATGTAAACAATTTCCCAGTCGAAGTTATTAAGGCAGTATGCCAGGTGCCACAAGTAACATATGCAACTTGAAGACCTTCCAGTGGTCCCGAAACTCTTTTTGGTACCCAGTGGCTGACATCACTACCGTGTCCAAGAAGGCCCACATTATGAGTGCCATCACCCCAAGTATAAAGTTCGCCAGCTAAAGTTACAGCACAAGTATGAAACTGCCCACAAGCAACCAAATCTGTGTTAGCTAAAGATTCAAGAAGCCGAGGGTGAACAACATCAGCTCCAACTGCATGGCCCAGGCGTCCTCCAGATTCTTCACCCCATGTAAAGACTTCTCCATGTTTTGTAACAAGAGCAGCATGCCTGACTCCGCAAGCCACATGGCGAACATCCAAAACTAAATTGGATTCTAAGGGCTTGGGCAAGATTACATCAGCTCTTCCACTGGAGAAATTGGTACCCCTCTCAGTGCCAGTTCGTGAAGAAAATTCACATATGACCTCACCCCAGACATAAACATCACCTAATGCATCACAGTCATCTTGTGCAGAACCATGACTTGATGTGCTAGGCGCGCTAGAGACACTTACTCTGATAATATCTGAAGAGGCACCTTTGATTAGCATATTTGCTACATCTGATCTTTCCAAATGTACAAAATTTTCAGAAGTGACCTTGGGTGAAGTTGTAATACTAAAATTGATGTCAGGAGAACTATTATCCAGAATGGAACCAATTGAGCTATCACTTGGACTATTAGATATCAAATCCTTGAAATCCTGAAACAATTGTCCATTGCCATGTATTAACATCCATCGCAGCATGTGGTTGAATGGataaagaaagttcaaaaaacatAGGATATATGCAAAAGGCTAATTTCAGTCAAGGCATACTCcaagattaaaaatatatatattcaagaaattctccttccaaaattttcaaggaagaaaaaaaagatcagAGGCATCATGCATAGTTACATTTAGGtgaacttatgattcatataagaCCGATAGAAAATAACTATCTATCAGAATATTACTTACTACCTTTGCCATGCCTGCTATGTATTAGAAGGAACATCAAAATGGTCTACAGCTTTACAAAAGATAAACAGTCAAATCACTCCTCATGAATCAATGAGATATGCATGCGTTGTGATGCCTAGTGAACATGGCATAAGCCCCTAACAAGCATCTGAATCTGAGAGTTCAAAGTCTCACCATGTTTCCACATTCATATGGATGCAGCACATTATAAAAGAAACACCAATAAGAATATTTAAACTAATCAGCTAAATATATGGTGGTATGCATATTATTCCATTTTCCTGCAATATAATGAATGCGTAACTAGTTGCATCATGGCTCCAAGGACCGTTACAATGTGGATTTTTCAAGCCCTAAAATGAGACATTTTGTCGACAGCATTATGTACAGCAGCTTACCACACAGGAACTTGATCATGTCAAATCAAAAGCCCCACCACACAAGGGCATTGGAACGACCAGTTTCGAATGAGGCAGACATCATCCACTATGGCAACTATATTTTTCAAAGAATTATGGCAACTATATGAACCATGTCCAAGCACAACCACACCTGTGACAACAAAACACGCAAGCACAAAGCAAACTCTCTTGGAGTAAATCAGATGATAACTTATTCATTCCACTGATTTCAAATACGAAGCAAATTCATTCCAGTTCAGAGGTTTCTAACTTCCAAGATCATATAGCAATGAGTTTCGTTTACTACTTTCTCAGTCCTCCCACCATGCAGAAAGTTTCACTTGAGACTGGC
The window above is part of the Musa acuminata AAA Group cultivar baxijiao chromosome BXJ2-6, Cavendish_Baxijiao_AAA, whole genome shotgun sequence genome. Proteins encoded here:
- the LOC135583388 gene encoding PH, RCC1 and FYVE domains-containing protein 1-like isoform X1; translated protein: MAGLVGFGDVEKICKDRFETEVWIAGLKALVYSGQGGRSKTDVWRNSGPYFDDFKDLISNSPSDSSIGSILDNSSPDINFSITTSPKVTSENFVHLERSDVANMLIKGASSDIIRVSVSSAPSTSSHGSAQDDCDALGDVYVWGEVICEFSSRTGTERGTNFSSGRADVILPKPLESNLVLDVRHVACGVRHAALVTKHGEVFTWGEESGGRLGHAVGADVVHPRLLESLANTDLVACGQFHTCAVTLAGELYTWGDGTHNVGLLGHGSDVSHWVPKRVSGPLEGLQVAYVTCGTWHTALITSTGKLFTFGDGTFGVLGHGNKESVAYPREVESLMGLKTIAVACGVWHTAAVVEVIVAQSNASVSSGKLFTWGDGDKYRLGHGDKEPRVKPTCVASLIDHDFHKLACGHSLTVGLTASGQVFTMGSTVYGQLGNPQSDGKLPCLVEDRLVGESVGEVACGSYHVAVLTTRGEVFTWGKGANGRLGHGDIEDRKTPNLVEALKDRAVKYIACGATFTAAICQHKWVSGAEQSQCLACRQAFGFTRKRHNCYHCGLVHCHSCSSRKALRAALSPNPAKPYRVCDSCYVKLNNVLEFGVNNKRNGLPRLSGESKDRFEKAETKSTKSVIPSNFDLIKDLDTKAARHGKRTDSLTFIRASQVSSLIQLKDLALVGGIDLQQAGPRALHTSLVRSVNPSRAVSPFSRKSSPPRSASPVPTSSGVYFSKSATDSLKKTNELLTQEVQKLRAQVENLRQHCELQEIELQKLGKKAQEAMALAAEESAKSKAAKEVIKSLTAQLKDMVEVLHQGVYKNDAVRPVDSPNGVGSHSGPYSILEVDHQSRFNVNSALTMLSFSTSESILVDGNTSQNHTLMNARESNKLNLSLQDSLVNSNGMEEDFTARQRDSNAEKSSSGSKTDIDNKEIENPPDGEMVYKSPSPISSNIQVEAEWIEQYEPGVYITLVALRDGTRDLKRVRFSRRKFGENQAETWWSDNREKVYERYNVRGSDRFSSAVSSQSALKPEEDCMHSSRV
- the LOC135583388 gene encoding PH, RCC1 and FYVE domains-containing protein 1-like isoform X2, translating into MQDFKDLISNSPSDSSIGSILDNSSPDINFSITTSPKVTSENFVHLERSDVANMLIKGASSDIIRVSVSSAPSTSSHGSAQDDCDALGDVYVWGEVICEFSSRTGTERGTNFSSGRADVILPKPLESNLVLDVRHVACGVRHAALVTKHGEVFTWGEESGGRLGHAVGADVVHPRLLESLANTDLVACGQFHTCAVTLAGELYTWGDGTHNVGLLGHGSDVSHWVPKRVSGPLEGLQVAYVTCGTWHTALITSTGKLFTFGDGTFGVLGHGNKESVAYPREVESLMGLKTIAVACGVWHTAAVVEVIVAQSNASVSSGKLFTWGDGDKYRLGHGDKEPRVKPTCVASLIDHDFHKLACGHSLTVGLTASGQVFTMGSTVYGQLGNPQSDGKLPCLVEDRLVGESVGEVACGSYHVAVLTTRGEVFTWGKGANGRLGHGDIEDRKTPNLVEALKDRAVKYIACGATFTAAICQHKWVSGAEQSQCLACRQAFGFTRKRHNCYHCGLVHCHSCSSRKALRAALSPNPAKPYRVCDSCYVKLNNVLEFGVNNKRNGLPRLSGESKDRFEKAETKSTKSVIPSNFDLIKDLDTKAARHGKRTDSLTFIRASQVSSLIQLKDLALVGGIDLQQAGPRALHTSLVRSVNPSRAVSPFSRKSSPPRSASPVPTSSGVYFSKSATDSLKKTNELLTQEVQKLRAQVENLRQHCELQEIELQKLGKKAQEAMALAAEESAKSKAAKEVIKSLTAQLKDMVEVLHQGVYKNDAVRPVDSPNGVGSHSGPYSILEVDHQSRFNVNSALTMLSFSTSESILVDGNTSQNHTLMNARESNKLNLSLQDSLVNSNGMEEDFTARQRDSNAEKSSSGSKTDIDNKEIENPPDGEMVYKSPSPISSNIQVEAEWIEQYEPGVYITLVALRDGTRDLKRVRFSRRKFGENQAETWWSDNREKVYERYNVRGSDRFSSAVSSQSALKPEEDCMHSSRV
- the LOC135583388 gene encoding PH, RCC1 and FYVE domains-containing protein 1-like isoform X3, with translation MLIKGASSDIIRVSVSSAPSTSSHGSAQDDCDALGDVYVWGEVICEFSSRTGTERGTNFSSGRADVILPKPLESNLVLDVRHVACGVRHAALVTKHGEVFTWGEESGGRLGHAVGADVVHPRLLESLANTDLVACGQFHTCAVTLAGELYTWGDGTHNVGLLGHGSDVSHWVPKRVSGPLEGLQVAYVTCGTWHTALITSTGKLFTFGDGTFGVLGHGNKESVAYPREVESLMGLKTIAVACGVWHTAAVVEVIVAQSNASVSSGKLFTWGDGDKYRLGHGDKEPRVKPTCVASLIDHDFHKLACGHSLTVGLTASGQVFTMGSTVYGQLGNPQSDGKLPCLVEDRLVGESVGEVACGSYHVAVLTTRGEVFTWGKGANGRLGHGDIEDRKTPNLVEALKDRAVKYIACGATFTAAICQHKWVSGAEQSQCLACRQAFGFTRKRHNCYHCGLVHCHSCSSRKALRAALSPNPAKPYRVCDSCYVKLNNVLEFGVNNKRNGLPRLSGESKDRFEKAETKSTKSVIPSNFDLIKDLDTKAARHGKRTDSLTFIRASQVSSLIQLKDLALVGGIDLQQAGPRALHTSLVRSVNPSRAVSPFSRKSSPPRSASPVPTSSGVYFSKSATDSLKKTNELLTQEVQKLRAQVENLRQHCELQEIELQKLGKKAQEAMALAAEESAKSKAAKEVIKSLTAQLKDMVEVLHQGVYKNDAVRPVDSPNGVGSHSGPYSILEVDHQSRFNVNSALTMLSFSTSESILVDGNTSQNHTLMNARESNKLNLSLQDSLVNSNGMEEDFTARQRDSNAEKSSSGSKTDIDNKEIENPPDGEMVYKSPSPISSNIQVEAEWIEQYEPGVYITLVALRDGTRDLKRVRFSRRKFGENQAETWWSDNREKVYERYNVRGSDRFSSAVSSQSALKPEEDCMHSSRV